The stretch of DNA GTGCTGCCTGGATCAATTCCAAAGACTGAATTTGTGCTTTCAGTAATTACTTGTTGTACTAAAGCTTGCTCCCGGTCTTGCAGGTTATTAAGAAAATCCAGATAGAGCAAAACCATAATTTTCTTGCCTCTGGTAATATTCTCAATTTCTAAATTAGCCAGAGTTGAATTTGGTACAATAAACAGCGTACTTTTAGCGGCAGTCCGGATTTTAGTCGATCGCAAACCAATCGATTCGACGCGACCAAATAACCCGCTTGGTAAGCGAATGTAATCACCCGGTTCAAAGGGACGGTCTAAATACAAGACAACTGTACTGAGTAATTGCTCTAGGGTTTTCTGGGCTGCAAAAGCGATCGCCAATCCACCTAAACCTAAGCTTGCCATCAAACCAATTAAGTTAAATTGCTGGCTTTGAGCGAAAGCAAAAACGGCAATAAACCCAATTAAAACATTGGCTAATGTCTCTACCACCAGCAGCAATTCATCCACTTCTCGGCCCACTTTCCGCACTAAATCAATGCCATAAGTGCGAACAAATTGCCGAAACAGCCTAGAAGCGAGCCAAGCCAAACTTAAAACCACTGCCAGATCGACAAATGGCTTAATAAAGTTGTGAACCGCAGGATAAGCTTGAATCCAAGCCAGAGACCAAGAAATTAAGACAAAAGTGCCAGCAACCTTAAAAACAGGTTTAATCGGTTCAACTAAATGGTCATATATTTCCGCTACTTGCTCTGGTGAAAAACGCTGAATCGCCAGCTTAACGATCTCTGGCGTATAGCGACCAACCAGTAACGAGAGCAAGACAAATAATAAGAAAACAGTTGCTCTTTGCAATACCGCTCTGGCAACATCAAATTGAAGTAAGCTCGGAACCGAGTTAGCAATATTCATCTAGGTTTAGATGGTAATAGGAGCATCCACATAAATCGTGGGCTCGTCAATATCAAATGTAATTCCGTAGGTTTTGAGCTTTTCCGTAATGGTTTGATTGGCAATATCTAAAAGTTGCCGACGCAGCGTCATCGAAACTTCTTCCGAACCCAAAATAAAGAAAGTAACTTGCGATTGCGATCGCGCCTGACCTAAAGCATCGGTAAAATCCTTAAACGTGACAATTGTGTTTTGAGTGTCAATGCCAAAAATATCATCGGTGCTGTCGATAATGATCTGTTGCACTAAAGCTCGGTCAGCGATCGCAATGACTTGATAAAAATTCAAGTACACCAGGGCCATCACTTTCTTGGCACCTGTAAAGTTCTCAATGGTTACCTGCGTCAGGGAGCTATTCGGCACAATTACCAGCGTTCCTTTGCCAGAAGTACGAATTTTAGTCGATCGCAACCCAATCGATTCTACCCGTCCAAACACACCATCGGGTAAACCAATATAGTCATCCACGACAAAAGGGCGATCGAGATATAAAACAATTCCGCCTAATAGTTGTTCCAAGGTTTTTTGAGCGGCGAAAGCAACGGCTAAACCGCCAATTCCTAAGCTGGCAATTAAACCAACAATGTTAATGCGGTGGGTTTGGGCAAAGAGCACGATCGCCACGATCACAACGCCAATATTTACCAGCAATTGCATCAGAATCAGGAATTCACTATTCGATTTCCGCGCACTTTTAATAACCGCTTCTAAAACATAAAACTCAAAAAATTGTTTGAATAAACGAGAGGCAAACCAACTTGCGGTAATCGTTAAACCCAGGCTGACGGGCACTTCTACAAATGCCTGCCCTCGTTTTTCAGGAATCAGCACCGCTAAGAGTTCCACCAATCCCACAACGGCGACCACCCAACCAAGTTCCTGGTGTGGCTCCACGACCTTTTGGTAAAACTCTTTGACAGGCGGCGAGGCAAAACGATCGAGCAGTGAGTTGACCGACACAGAAATCCAGCGACCGCCAAATACTAGCAGCAGCCCTACCAATGCAAGCAAACTCAATTCAATGCCTGTGCCAGCGCTTAACACATCTAACATTGGGCGATTCCTCTTGGCGTTTCCATCCCAGACCCTATTATGAAGGGTAGGCACATAATTAAGGCCATTGGTGCCAAGTCTAAAGTTTTGGCGGAGGTGATTCTAATGACAATTCGAGAAATTGCGATCGCCAAGTTGCAGCAACTTCCAGAACCGCTCCTGCAAGAAGTTAGTGATTTCATCGACTTCATGATTCATCAACACCAACCTAAAACAGCCAATCTTGAACCTGAATTCAGTCTTGCTGAAGCTTGAACTCAATGGTTTGAAACGGTTGACAGCCTGGAAATAGTTCCCACAAAACCGATGAACGAGTGTTAATAACTCCTGTCAATAAACTAAATCATGGCTCATTTCCTTGCTCTTGTTTTAATACCACCCGACACTACTGACATTAAAACTGAAGTAACAGAACGTCTCAAACCTTATTACAGTGAACTGACCGTTGAGCCCTACAAAGAGTACTTGGATCAAGCAGCGGTTGCAGAAGAGGTGGAGCGATTGCAGCAACTTCCAAAGCAGGCGATCGCAAAGTTGGCAGAAGATTGGGAAGTGGCTCAGGATGATTTAGATGCGCTGGCTAAGTATGAGTTGGACTGGTTTGAAGATGAAATAGCAGGCGTGGATGAAACAGGCCCTTACAGACTGACAACTCTTAATCCTGTGGGGAAGTGGGATTCGTATCGGTTTATTCAAGCAGAACCTAGAGAGTTAGCACCGCCTTTGTCCTATCCCTGCCGCGTCAGCGATTTGCCCTCTATAGTCCCCTATGCTCTTGTCACTCCTGATGGTCAGTGGCATGAAATTGGCATGGATGCAGGAATCAAAGCATTTGCTAGAGATTTACGGGGAGAGACAGTAGCCAGCCAAGATGAAACAGAATGGGACTTGGAAGTTGAGAGGCTGCTCAAGCAATATCCCAACCACTTAGCGATCGCCTTAGATTGCCACTGCTAAATAACTTCTATGATGAATAGGCTAGCTAGTCGTCTCGGCCAGAAATAGAGCCTGTAGGTTACGGAGAAACAATGTCTAGGGGAGTCACACAGGGAAAAACGATCGCCGCGATCGCCACAGCTATTGTGCCGCAACAAGGGAGCGTCGGCATTGTTCGCATGTCTGGAGCTGAGGCAGTCGCGATCGCCAAAACCCTCTTTCATGCCCCTGGTCAGCAAAATTGGCAGAGCCACCAAATCCTCTATGGTTATGTGCGCCACCCTGAAACTCAACAAGTGGTAGACGAAGCCTTACTGCTGCTGATGCTAACTCCCCGTTCCTACACCCGTGAAGATGTGGTCGAGTTTCACTGTCACGGTGGCATCATGGCTGTGCAGCAAGTGTTGCAGCTTTGTGTAGAACAAGGAGCGCAACTGGCTCAACCAGGAGAGTTCACCCTCCGCGCATTCCTAAATGGCCGACTCGACCTAACCCAAGCCGAAAGCATTGCCGATTTAGTTGGAGCGCGATCGCCCCAAGCCGCTCAAACTGCTCTGGCAGGATTGCAAGGTAAACTCGCCCATCCGATTCGGCAACTCCGAACCACTTGTTTAGACATCTTGGCCGAAATTGAAGCCCGAATTGACTTTGAAGAAGACCTGCCGCCCCTAAACGAACCAGAAATTCAGGCGCAATTCCATCAGGTGCTGGCTGAAGTGACTCAGATTCTAGCCACTGCCGAGCAAGGAGAGCTGCTGCGAACTGGCCTCAAGGTCGCGATCGTAGGTCGCCCGAATGTGGGTAAATCCAGCTTGCTTAACGCCTGGAGCCGCTGCGATCGCGCCATTGTCACCGATCTCCCTGGCACCACCCGCGATGTCGTCGAGTCGCAACTGGTGGTGGGAGGTATTCCCGTGCAAGTGCTCGATACGGCAGGAATCCGCGACACCGAAGACCAGGTAGAAAAAATTGGCGTAGAGCGATCGCGATCGGCAGCTCAAGCCGCAGACCTGGTACTGTTGACCATTGATGCTGAAGCAGGCTGGACCGAGGATGACCAAACCATCTATGACCAAGTGCAGCACCGACCGCTGATTTTAGTCATTAACAAAACTGATTTAGTCGCAACCCCACATCTGGAATCAATCACTTATCCTGCACTTATCCGGCGAGTCGTCACCACAGCCGCTGCTCAAAACCAAGGTATTGCTGATCTAGAGCAAGCCATCCTCGCCACCGTCCAAACCGAAAACCTGCAAGCTGCCAACCTAGATTTAGCCATCAACCAACGCCAAGCCGCCGCCCTCACTCGCGCCAAAGCTGCCCTCCAGCAAGTCCAGGCCACCATGAGCGATCGCCTCCCCCTCGACTTCTGGACGATCGATCTGCGCGGAGCCATTCAAGCCTTGGGAGAAATCACAGGCGAAGAAGTCACCGAATCAGTGCTTGATCGCATTTTCAGCCGTTTTTGTATTGGTAAATAACGCCACGAGTAATCTTCAAGAAATTCAAATCATGGGTGCAAGCTCAATAATTTTTGCTTGAATGACTACATCCCCCTCAATGCAACCTGACATATGCCTGCTGAACTCGCGACCTTCAATCCTTGGCTGATTGCGCTGGCTCTGAACTCTGTTTTAGCGGCGATCGCCTGGTTCATTCCTAAAAAACTCCTCACCCCAGCAGGTCTGCTCCATGCCTGGTTTTTGGGTGTCTTGATTTTGGGAACATTGGGCTGGCAGGGATATGTAGTCGTGATGTTCTATTTTCTCGTTGGCTCTGCTGTGACTCGGATCGGTATGGCCCAAAAGGAGGCAGAAGGAATCGCTGAGAAGCGTTCTGGGGCAAGAGGTCCAGAGAATGTCTGGGGTTCTGCATTAGTGGGTGCTTTATGTGCTCTGGGAGCGTTTCTCATCCCTCTGTTGAATCCTACTAATAACACTCGTCTCTTTATCCCTCTCCTGCTCCTCGGTTATGTGGCGAGCTTTAGTACCAAACTTTCGGACACATCTGCCAGTGAAGTCGGCAAAGCCTATGGCAAGCGCACTTTTCTCATTACCACGCTGCAAGCCGTCCCACGTGGCACTGAAGGCGCTGTCAGCTTGGAAGGCACTTTAGCAGGCGTTGTCGCTTCTGCGGCGATCGCCTTTGTAGGCTGGGGAGTTGGTTTGATTAGTTTAGTAGGCGTTGGGCTGTGCATCATTGCAGCATTCATTGCAACTAACCTAGAAAGTGTGATTGGGGCAACACTGCAATCTAAATATGGTTGGCTCACTAATGAAGTGGTCAATGTTTTGAATACTTTAATAGGAGCAGTTGTGGCAATTTCACTAGCTTGGTTGATTTCTCCTTAGATCCTTGTAGAGAGAGGATTGAGGCGATCGCAGGCCCAAAACTCTCAACTAGTGCGGGCGAAAAATCAGGGGATGTACCTGAGGAATGCAATATCTGAGAACTGTTAGAGACTGATTGTAAAGTTTTGTAACACTCAAGATAAGTTCTTGGCTAGAGCCTGAGAAACGTACAAGCGCTTGCTTCAGAAATATAGTTATAGCCCAACGGGTGTTTAAAGCTCTAACACTTTCGTACAGTCTAAATAAAGTTATGTAGTCCTACTACCCTACCTTTGTGCTGAGTTATACGTAAGTTGTCTGGGTTTAGACCCAGTGGGCTAGAACCTGCCGTGATGATTAGTAGGGGAGATGATTCATGCCTGCGAAGTTATTCGATGCTAATTTTTACCGTGCCTTGAATCCTGATTTGGCTGGCCTCACAGATGAACAGGCATCCTCTCACTTTTTCACCTATGGCTTGAGTGAAGGCCGAATGTTCTCTCCCTTTGTCAACCTCCAGTTCTATCAAGCTCGTAATCCTGACTTGGCGGCAGCAGGGTTGACAACTAATCAGCAACTCTTTCAACACCTACAAGATTTTGGTGTAGCAGAAGGCCGAGTGTTTTCCTCTTTTGTAGACCTCAATTTCTACTTGGCAAACAACCCAGATGTAAGTCAAGCATTTGGGGGCGATCGCTTTCAAGCATTACAGCATCTTGCACTCTATGGCTTAGAGGAAAAGCGACAGTTTTCTCCCTTCTTTGACCCTAACTATTACCAAGCAAATAACCCAGACCTAGTAACAGCTGGGCTGAACCAAACTCAGCTGCTCCAGCACCTCCAGATGTATGGGCTGCAAGAAGGCCGAGTATTTTCTCCCACCTTGGATATCAACTACTATCAAGCCCTCAACCCCGATTTGGGAGCAGCGGGACTGGATAATCGAGGCGCTTATGAGCACTTCCAGCGCTATGGTTTAGCAGAAGGACGTATTTCCTCTCCTAGCTTTAATGTCCAAGTCTACTTAGCCAATAACCCCGACTTGGGCACCGCAGGCTTCAACTGCCAGCAAGCCTATGAACATTACTT from Trichocoleus desertorum ATA4-8-CV12 encodes:
- a CDS encoding TIGR00297 family protein; this encodes MPAELATFNPWLIALALNSVLAAIAWFIPKKLLTPAGLLHAWFLGVLILGTLGWQGYVVVMFYFLVGSAVTRIGMAQKEAEGIAEKRSGARGPENVWGSALVGALCALGAFLIPLLNPTNNTRLFIPLLLLGYVASFSTKLSDTSASEVGKAYGKRTFLITTLQAVPRGTEGAVSLEGTLAGVVASAAIAFVGWGVGLISLVGVGLCIIAAFIATNLESVIGATLQSKYGWLTNEVVNVLNTLIGAVVAISLAWLISP
- a CDS encoding mechanosensitive ion channel family protein, encoding MLDVLSAGTGIELSLLALVGLLLVFGGRWISVSVNSLLDRFASPPVKEFYQKVVEPHQELGWVVAVVGLVELLAVLIPEKRGQAFVEVPVSLGLTITASWFASRLFKQFFEFYVLEAVIKSARKSNSEFLILMQLLVNIGVVIVAIVLFAQTHRINIVGLIASLGIGGLAVAFAAQKTLEQLLGGIVLYLDRPFVVDDYIGLPDGVFGRVESIGLRSTKIRTSGKGTLVIVPNSSLTQVTIENFTGAKKVMALVYLNFYQVIAIADRALVQQIIIDSTDDIFGIDTQNTIVTFKDFTDALGQARSQSQVTFFILGSEEVSMTLRRQLLDIANQTITEKLKTYGITFDIDEPTIYVDAPITI
- a CDS encoding mechanosensitive ion channel family protein, with the translated sequence MNIANSVPSLLQFDVARAVLQRATVFLLFVLLSLLVGRYTPEIVKLAIQRFSPEQVAEIYDHLVEPIKPVFKVAGTFVLISWSLAWIQAYPAVHNFIKPFVDLAVVLSLAWLASRLFRQFVRTYGIDLVRKVGREVDELLLVVETLANVLIGFIAVFAFAQSQQFNLIGLMASLGLGGLAIAFAAQKTLEQLLSTVVLYLDRPFEPGDYIRLPSGLFGRVESIGLRSTKIRTAAKSTLFIVPNSTLANLEIENITRGKKIMVLLYLDFLNNLQDREQALVQQVITESTNSVFGIDPGSTNITFTQQAPPQVTQARVTFFILGSSENSLQLRKRLLEVANTKISQQLRNFGIEFVLQEPTIYIESPITI
- the mnmE gene encoding tRNA uridine-5-carboxymethylaminomethyl(34) synthesis GTPase MnmE → MSRGVTQGKTIAAIATAIVPQQGSVGIVRMSGAEAVAIAKTLFHAPGQQNWQSHQILYGYVRHPETQQVVDEALLLLMLTPRSYTREDVVEFHCHGGIMAVQQVLQLCVEQGAQLAQPGEFTLRAFLNGRLDLTQAESIADLVGARSPQAAQTALAGLQGKLAHPIRQLRTTCLDILAEIEARIDFEEDLPPLNEPEIQAQFHQVLAEVTQILATAEQGELLRTGLKVAIVGRPNVGKSSLLNAWSRCDRAIVTDLPGTTRDVVESQLVVGGIPVQVLDTAGIRDTEDQVEKIGVERSRSAAQAADLVLLTIDAEAGWTEDDQTIYDQVQHRPLILVINKTDLVATPHLESITYPALIRRVVTTAAAQNQGIADLEQAILATVQTENLQAANLDLAINQRQAAALTRAKAALQQVQATMSDRLPLDFWTIDLRGAIQALGEITGEEVTESVLDRIFSRFCIGK